One part of the bacterium genome encodes these proteins:
- a CDS encoding ComF family protein, with the protein MFRKAIILLFDLLLPEPPQVRQLQTLSVSELGERIKKSPPVENVGIQAIFDYRDPLMKRLIWEIKYRGNRQFIKKAAALFYDELVDILAEEKTWRNFKNPSLVPIPLSKKRFRERGFNQCEEICKELATLDTGAFFSLDLFLVRTRHTEKQTGASKKDREKNLHGCFAVAEGLSVKDKNIILFDDVTTTGATLKEAVETLKKAGARKIIALALAH; encoded by the coding sequence ATGTTCCGAAAGGCCATTATTTTGTTGTTTGACCTTTTACTTCCCGAACCGCCTCAAGTTCGGCAGTTGCAAACCCTTTCCGTGTCTGAACTTGGCGAAAGAATAAAGAAAAGCCCGCCTGTGGAAAACGTCGGCATACAAGCGATATTTGACTACCGCGATCCTCTGATGAAACGCTTGATTTGGGAAATAAAGTACAGAGGAAATCGGCAGTTTATAAAAAAAGCAGCCGCGCTTTTTTACGACGAGCTGGTGGACATTTTGGCGGAGGAGAAAACGTGGCGAAATTTCAAAAATCCCTCGCTGGTCCCGATTCCACTTTCAAAGAAAAGGTTCAGAGAACGCGGTTTCAATCAATGCGAAGAAATATGCAAAGAACTGGCGACTCTTGATACAGGAGCCTTTTTCTCACTTGACCTTTTTCTGGTAAGAACCAGGCACACGGAAAAACAAACGGGGGCCTCCAAAAAAGACCGTGAAAAAAACTTGCATGGATGTTTTGCCGTCGCAGAGGGTTTGAGCGTGAAAGATAAAAATATTATTCTGTTTGATGACGTGACAACGACGGGCGCAACCTTAAAAGAGGCGGTTGAAACACTTAAAAAAGCCGGCGCGAGAAAAATTATCGCTTTGGCTTTGGCCCATTGA
- a CDS encoding DNA modification methylase — MNDKIHIVEVPINELRGSEYNPRKHSKEQADQLKESIRRFGLVDPIIANSAIERKSVVIGGHFRLEVSKELGFETVPVVYVNIPDLDKEKELNVRLNKNTGEFDLELLAEFDEEFLKDVGFNSEEIDNIFPTEENIEQFDLKKELEKLDIQTITVQKGDIYELDGSRLLCGDSTIEADMLKLMDEHKADMCFTDPPYILDYLKGKTKQKDGVTTGFGAKKNRRYLETDVLPDNFTELWMGNVHKIAKESFSIIVYENWKNIRTIWSEMEKYWKVKNMIVWHVPNRNQGFAAKNKFFSKHDIAMVGATDDVSVQSIDEDELLENEYETALYAISGKPHWESYGQGKKICPTDFIDYKSADEKSSGQGIIFGTKPLEILIPYIKVLTKRDDLIVEPFGGSGSTLIAAVKMNRRCFLIEKSPTYAQVILHRWEKETGKKPLKIN; from the coding sequence ATGAACGACAAAATTCATATCGTGGAAGTTCCGATCAATGAACTTCGGGGTTCAGAGTACAACCCAAGAAAGCACTCCAAGGAGCAAGCGGATCAGCTAAAAGAATCGATCCGCAGATTCGGTCTAGTCGATCCGATCATCGCTAACTCCGCAATCGAACGAAAGAGTGTTGTCATCGGCGGACACTTTCGGTTGGAAGTTTCTAAAGAGCTGGGATTCGAAACAGTACCAGTCGTGTACGTAAACATTCCTGACCTCGACAAAGAAAAGGAATTAAACGTTCGTCTTAACAAAAACACTGGAGAGTTTGATCTAGAACTTCTCGCAGAATTTGACGAAGAGTTTCTCAAAGATGTTGGTTTCAACAGCGAGGAGATAGACAACATATTTCCCACAGAAGAAAACATCGAGCAATTCGATCTCAAGAAAGAGCTTGAAAAATTGGATATCCAAACCATCACCGTTCAAAAGGGAGATATCTACGAACTCGATGGATCACGATTGCTATGTGGTGACTCAACCATCGAGGCAGACATGCTTAAGCTTATGGACGAACACAAAGCCGACATGTGCTTTACCGATCCGCCATACATCCTCGACTACCTTAAAGGAAAAACGAAGCAGAAGGACGGCGTAACAACGGGCTTTGGTGCCAAGAAAAATCGGAGGTATCTGGAAACGGATGTTCTGCCGGATAATTTCACTGAACTATGGATGGGAAATGTCCACAAGATCGCAAAAGAAAGTTTCTCGATAATCGTGTACGAGAACTGGAAAAACATTCGCACGATTTGGAGTGAGATGGAAAAGTATTGGAAGGTAAAGAACATGATTGTTTGGCATGTGCCGAATCGGAATCAGGGATTCGCGGCGAAGAATAAATTCTTCTCAAAGCATGACATCGCTATGGTCGGTGCTACCGATGATGTGTCTGTTCAAAGTATCGATGAGGACGAATTGCTTGAAAACGAGTACGAAACCGCCCTCTATGCGATATCCGGCAAACCGCATTGGGAATCATACGGACAGGGAAAGAAAATCTGCCCAACCGACTTCATCGACTACAAATCGGCAGACGAAAAGTCATCAGGCCAAGGAATTATCTTCGGTACTAAGCCGCTTGAGATTCTCATCCCGTACATCAAGGTGCTCACCAAGCGCGATGACTTGATCGTGGAGCCATTCGGCGGAAGTGGATCGACGCTTATCGCCGCCGTAAAAATGAACCGCAGGTGCTTCCTGATAGAGAAAAGCCCTACGTACGCTCAGGTCATCCTGCATCGCTGGGAAAAAGAAACCGGCAAGAAGCCACTAAAGATCAACTAG
- a CDS encoding thermonuclease family protein — protein MVKKILYGVGGVIGLFILIGIFAPSPEPTPIQQTPIVAQEETTAEVEVNEPIASTPEPEQKTTEVHQPAVEQTQKPPSVPVQTQPQFQYYAVTDVVDGDTLKINMNGTVETLRLIGIDTPETVDPRKPVQCFGTEASNRAKALLSGQKVRIEADPTQDTRDRYGRLLVYIYRDDGLFFNKAMVADGYAYEYTYDKAYKYQAEFKVAQLAAQNVGKGLWSPNTCNGVADPVSSDTDTQTTGKYHTSSYGTSKYYYLDSCDGWQDLKYLESFNTLEELLAKYDRDLSPQCQ, from the coding sequence ATGGTTAAAAAAATCCTCTACGGCGTAGGGGGTGTCATCGGGCTATTTATCCTTATCGGGATCTTTGCTCCATCACCTGAACCTACTCCAATACAACAAACACCCATCGTAGCGCAAGAAGAAACAACAGCAGAGGTTGAGGTAAACGAACCTATAGCTTCAACACCGGAACCTGAACAGAAAACTACAGAAGTTCATCAACCGGCTGTCGAGCAAACACAGAAACCTCCTTCTGTTCCGGTTCAGACTCAGCCCCAATTTCAATACTATGCAGTCACTGATGTTGTTGACGGTGACACGCTCAAGATAAATATGAATGGCACAGTGGAAACGCTCCGGCTTATCGGCATCGATACTCCAGAGACCGTTGATCCACGGAAGCCCGTACAATGTTTCGGCACCGAAGCATCTAACCGTGCAAAAGCATTACTCTCCGGTCAGAAGGTTCGCATTGAAGCCGACCCGACCCAGGACACACGCGACAGGTACGGACGGCTTCTCGTCTACATCTATCGCGATGACGGCTTGTTCTTCAACAAAGCCATGGTCGCCGATGGGTATGCCTACGAGTACACATACGACAAAGCGTATAAGTATCAGGCAGAGTTCAAGGTGGCCCAACTCGCCGCGCAAAATGTCGGAAAGGGATTATGGTCACCGAACACCTGCAACGGCGTGGCCGACCCCGTATCCTCTGATACAGATACTCAAACAACCGGCAAATACCACACCTCCTCATATGGTACGTCCAAGTACTACTACCTCGATTCTTGTGATGGCTGGCAAGATCTGAAGTATCTTGAGTCGTTCAACACGCTGGAAGAATTGCTCGCTAAGTATGATCGGGATTTGAGTCCTCAGTGCCAATAA
- a CDS encoding disulfide bond formation protein B, which produces MILFVNNSFSFLTVVAQILVALAVISLFFKRKENRLTGFFQKYGLVLAFAAAFLATVGSLIYSEIIGYEPCKLCWFQRIFMYPQVVILGLALFASEKKELIKSAIILSIIGAFIAFSHYILQTTGISIFPCTAVGYSASCSQRFVMNFGYITIPMMALSAFLLIVLGAVMFKKKQNDNRPISM; this is translated from the coding sequence ATGATTCTTTTTGTAAACAATTCTTTTTCGTTTTTGACCGTTGTCGCGCAGATACTTGTGGCGCTTGCCGTAATTTCTCTTTTTTTCAAAAGGAAAGAAAATCGTCTGACCGGCTTTTTCCAAAAATACGGACTGGTCTTAGCTTTTGCCGCCGCTTTTTTGGCCACCGTCGGAAGTTTGATATATTCTGAAATTATAGGGTACGAGCCGTGCAAACTCTGCTGGTTTCAGCGCATTTTTATGTATCCGCAGGTTGTGATTTTGGGTCTCGCTCTTTTTGCGTCCGAGAAAAAAGAACTCATCAAATCAGCGATTATTTTAAGTATTATTGGCGCTTTTATCGCTTTTTCTCACTATATTTTGCAAACAACAGGAATATCTATTTTCCCCTGCACCGCCGTTGGATATTCGGCCTCTTGTTCACAGCGTTTTGTCATGAATTTCGGTTATATTACAATACCAATGATGGCCTTGTCGGCATTTCTTCTTATAGTCCTCGGCGCTGTCATGTTTAAAAAGAAGCAAAACGACAATCGGCCGATTTCCATGTAG
- a CDS encoding DNA methyltransferase → MMAVATTQEIQKLFSTLKPREDWSFRDAGRSQTTAFTHDYHRYPAKFIPQIVRKLIEDYAPGNAQVVCDPFGGCGTTLVEAKLLGHHSIGFDINPVAKLITQTKTTAINPRTLANHRQRFLGYYDVAPHVSYQHHPRINYWFDEETIAELDKIYYAIKKIKNHNVRRFFLCAFSHNLKNCSRWLMKSIKPTIDKEKIIPVPKQSFLRHLDSMIRKNDLFYARLAESGRITVPAKMYRRDSTKKFPINSESVDLIVTSPPYVTSYEYADLHQLSLLWFGDDPKHFKKWHHFSNDFIDFRRTFIGTSSKAKKTGDFNSVIGKQIVDDLMLVERPLAIDVANYFLDMQKVFAETHRILKKGGKACVIIGNTSLRGVEILNAQVAAEQMQAAGFTKVDFIKREIPNKMITPWRDIESGKFTGMDNPSKTRAYEFEYVVVMEK, encoded by the coding sequence ATGATGGCCGTCGCTACAACACAAGAGATACAGAAATTATTTTCAACACTTAAACCACGAGAGGATTGGTCTTTTCGTGACGCAGGTCGCTCGCAGACTACAGCTTTCACGCATGACTATCATCGGTATCCAGCAAAATTCATTCCACAGATTGTTCGTAAATTGATTGAAGACTATGCACCGGGCAACGCACAAGTTGTCTGCGATCCATTTGGAGGTTGTGGCACCACTCTAGTGGAAGCAAAACTCTTAGGGCATCACAGCATTGGTTTCGATATTAATCCGGTTGCAAAGCTCATCACTCAAACAAAGACTACTGCAATAAATCCTCGCACTCTCGCAAACCACAGGCAAAGATTCCTGGGGTACTACGATGTCGCACCACACGTTTCTTACCAGCACCATCCCCGCATTAACTACTGGTTCGATGAAGAGACTATTGCCGAACTCGATAAAATCTATTATGCGATTAAGAAGATTAAAAACCACAATGTTCGAAGATTTTTCCTCTGCGCTTTTTCACACAATCTAAAAAATTGCTCACGTTGGTTGATGAAAAGTATCAAGCCAACAATCGACAAGGAGAAGATAATTCCTGTCCCGAAGCAATCCTTTCTCCGGCACCTTGATTCGATGATCAGAAAGAACGATTTATTTTATGCAAGACTTGCGGAATCAGGACGTATTACTGTGCCAGCTAAAATGTATCGAAGGGATTCCACAAAGAAATTCCCAATCAATTCAGAATCCGTCGATCTTATTGTTACCTCGCCACCCTATGTCACTTCGTACGAATATGCTGACCTCCACCAGCTCTCACTTCTTTGGTTCGGAGACGATCCGAAACACTTCAAGAAATGGCATCATTTCAGTAATGATTTTATTGATTTCCGACGCACTTTCATAGGTACAAGCTCCAAGGCAAAAAAGACAGGTGATTTCAATAGCGTTATAGGCAAACAGATTGTGGATGATCTCATGCTTGTAGAGAGGCCTCTCGCAATTGATGTTGCCAATTATTTTCTCGATATGCAGAAGGTCTTTGCTGAAACACACCGTATCCTCAAAAAAGGAGGAAAGGCTTGCGTCATCATTGGCAATACTAGTCTCCGGGGTGTCGAGATATTGAACGCCCAAGTTGCAGCTGAGCAAATGCAAGCGGCTGGTTTTACAAAGGTGGATTTCATCAAACGGGAAATACCCAACAAGATGATCACACCTTGGCGCGACATAGAGAGCGGAAAATTTACAGGGATGGACAATCCGTCCAAGACGCGCGCTTACGAATTTGAGTACGTGGTTGTGATGGAGAAGTAA
- the pilM gene encoding pilus assembly protein PilM — protein MAIFKKLTGLFSSGGESVLGIDVGSSAIKIVQLKKKGGRAILETYGELALGPYAGHEVGRAASLPDVRLSEALIDVLRESHVTTKKCGIAIPLRSSLLSIMPMPDLPEDKLASMIPIEARKYIPVPISEVMLDWSVIPENSAGNSPPPGSFQGQSDTSVKPAGGTPFKTVEILIAAIHNDAMNKYQYISKNAGLEVSFYEIEIWSTLRSSLDNEKEPVLIFDMGAAATKLYIIEQGIVRNSHTVNRGSQEITMAISRSLNISAKEAEVLKREKGLGSIQDSRAAAGLIAGTVQYIFAEANRVISNYERKYNKAVGKVVLSGGGVNLKNFEKLAAEKTKLPVLRADPFSKVEAPAFFEDMLKGAGPEFAVSLGVALRKLQETQ, from the coding sequence ATGGCTATTTTTAAAAAACTCACCGGTCTGTTTTCTTCAGGTGGCGAAAGCGTTTTAGGCATTGATGTCGGATCTTCCGCCATTAAAATCGTTCAACTTAAGAAAAAAGGGGGCCGAGCTATTTTGGAAACTTACGGAGAACTGGCTTTAGGTCCTTACGCCGGACACGAAGTTGGTCGCGCCGCCAGTTTGCCCGACGTCAGGTTAAGCGAGGCGTTGATTGATGTTTTGCGAGAGTCCCATGTTACGACGAAAAAATGCGGAATAGCCATTCCTTTGCGGTCCAGTTTGCTTTCCATAATGCCGATGCCTGACTTGCCGGAAGATAAATTGGCTTCAATGATACCCATAGAAGCTCGCAAGTATATCCCCGTGCCTATATCAGAAGTGATGCTTGATTGGTCTGTTATCCCCGAAAATTCAGCCGGCAACTCTCCGCCACCCGGCTCTTTTCAAGGTCAGTCGGATACTTCTGTAAAACCAGCCGGAGGAACGCCCTTTAAGACCGTTGAAATACTTATAGCCGCCATTCATAACGACGCTATGAACAAATACCAGTATATTTCCAAAAATGCCGGATTGGAAGTCAGTTTTTATGAAATAGAAATATGGAGCACGTTAAGGTCTTCGCTTGATAACGAAAAAGAGCCGGTTTTGATTTTTGATATGGGAGCGGCGGCCACCAAACTTTATATAATAGAACAAGGCATAGTAAGAAATTCCCACACCGTAAACCGAGGTTCGCAGGAAATAACAATGGCTATTTCAAGGTCCTTAAACATTTCCGCCAAGGAAGCGGAAGTTTTAAAAAGAGAAAAAGGGCTGGGTTCAATACAAGATTCCCGCGCCGCGGCAGGACTTATTGCCGGTACCGTCCAATATATATTCGCCGAGGCAAACAGGGTAATAAGCAATTACGAGCGCAAGTACAACAAGGCGGTTGGCAAGGTTGTTTTGTCCGGAGGTGGAGTAAACTTGAAAAATTTTGAAAAACTTGCCGCCGAAAAGACCAAACTGCCTGTTCTTAGAGCGGACCCGTTTTCAAAAGTGGAAGCGCCGGCTTTTTTTGAAGATATGTTGAAAGGGGCGGGGCCGGAATTTGCCGTGTCGCTTGGAGTCGCTTTGAGGAAACTCCAAGAAACTCAATAA
- a CDS encoding YibE/F family protein — protein MKKNIALYVFLSSVVAIFLSPVFAMAVDVEYESPQEPQRARILEIVSEEVKEIPGTGTMHLYQVIKAEILDGEGRKTEVNILNDYVKLDKGDVFYFKKIPGLDGPESYTVTGIDRRAALFVLVALFVGVVLVFGRMQGLRSLLALLGSFLIIFYLLIPGLLNGWNPFFASFVVASGILFAAIFFTHGFNRVSSVAFGGTVFAVALTGFFAVLAVKATNLSGFAAEESVYLNFNTDGGLNFTALLLGAIIIGALGVLDDIAITQSAVVDELYDSKPDMRRAEAYQRALRVGREHVGALVNTLVLAYTGAALPLLMLLYVSSPDFSSLINMEVIATEIVRVIAGSIGLILTVPIVTAFAVYFLKDHAGKSDIHHGHSHGA, from the coding sequence ATGAAAAAGAACATCGCGCTTTATGTTTTTCTGTCTTCTGTCGTCGCGATTTTTTTGTCGCCGGTTTTCGCCATGGCGGTAGACGTGGAATATGAATCGCCTCAAGAACCGCAGAGAGCGAGGATATTGGAAATAGTAAGCGAAGAAGTAAAAGAAATCCCCGGTACGGGGACGATGCATTTGTATCAGGTGATAAAAGCCGAAATTTTAGACGGAGAGGGACGCAAAACGGAGGTAAATATTTTGAATGATTATGTAAAACTTGATAAAGGTGACGTTTTTTATTTTAAAAAAATCCCCGGTTTGGACGGACCTGAAAGTTACACTGTAACCGGAATTGACAGAAGAGCCGCGCTTTTTGTTCTCGTGGCTCTTTTTGTCGGAGTGGTCTTGGTTTTTGGCCGTATGCAGGGACTGCGTTCCCTGCTCGCGCTTTTGGGCAGTTTTTTAATAATATTTTATCTCCTCATACCCGGACTTTTGAACGGATGGAATCCGTTTTTCGCGAGCTTTGTCGTGGCGTCCGGTATTCTTTTCGCGGCAATATTTTTCACTCACGGATTTAACAGGGTATCGTCGGTCGCTTTCGGCGGAACTGTTTTTGCCGTAGCGCTTACCGGATTCTTTGCCGTTTTAGCCGTGAAAGCCACGAACCTTTCAGGGTTCGCGGCCGAGGAGTCCGTCTATTTGAATTTTAACACCGATGGCGGATTAAATTTCACCGCTCTGCTTTTGGGGGCTATAATTATCGGAGCTTTAGGCGTCTTGGACGATATTGCCATAACTCAATCGGCGGTCGTTGACGAGCTTTACGACAGCAAACCGGATATGAGAAGGGCGGAAGCATACCAAAGAGCTTTGCGCGTGGGACGCGAGCATGTCGGAGCTCTTGTGAACACTTTGGTTCTGGCTTATACCGGAGCGGCGTTGCCTCTTCTTATGCTTCTTTACGTTTCATCTCCCGATTTCAGTTCTCTTATAAACATGGAAGTTATCGCCACTGAAATTGTGCGTGTAATAGCGGGGAGCATAGGACTCATACTGACCGTGCCGATAGTAACCGCCTTCGCCGTCTATTTTCTAAAAGACCATGCCGGCAAATCCGATATACATCACGGACACTCGCATGGGGCTTAG